The Streptomyces cathayae DNA segment GTGCCGGCCGGCGGACAGCTCCAACGCCGTTTCGGCGACGCCTTCCTGGCAGAGCGTCACCTCGACCGGGCGCCGCTCCACCAGGTCCCCCACCGTGCCCTTGACGCCGGTCTCGTGCAGCCGGCCGTCGACGGCCAGCACCGGTCCCTCGCCGCAGGCCAGGGTGAACTCCCGGTCGGCGGACGGCTGCGGGGTGCGGTACTTGTCGAGTGCCGGGACGTAGACCTCCGTCAGGCCCACCGGCAGGTCCAGGTCCTCGCCGACGACGGGGTTGTGCAGGGTCAGCGGTGCGGTGCGGGTGATCGTGATGTCGAGCCGGTCCGTGGTGATCGCCGGGAAGCGGACCATGCCGTTGTCGTCGACGCCCGCGATCGCCGCGCCGTCCGGGGAGCTGATGTGCACCTCGGTCGGCCGGGTGGACAGGCCCCCCGCGGCCGCCAGGACGATCTCGCCGACGGGCTGCTTGCCGTCCCAGCTCAGATGGACGACCGGCCGGTCGCCCGCGATCCAGGCGGTGGTCAGGTCCCCGTCGGTGAGGTTGCGCGCGGTCAGGCCCGCGCCGAGGCGGGCGGTGGAGTCGGCGGTGGCGGTGATCCGGTTCCGCTGCTCGGGCGCCACCTCGTACAGCAGGCGGTCCAGCGCCTCACCCGGCACGGCCACCGCGCTCGCCTTGACCTCGTGGGTGCCCGCCGTGCCCGTGGTGAACAGGCGGTGCAGCCCGTTCTCGGTGCCCGTGGGGGACAGCCCGGTCGGGTCGGCCGAGCGGTGCAGCGAGACGACCTGGGCGGCGGCGGTCGACTTCTCCGAGTCGGTGGGCAGCCGCAGCAGCCTGGTCACCCGCACATCCGGCAGGTCGATCTCGGAGAAGCCCGCGCCGCCCAGACCGCTGTGCCGCGAGACCGAGTCGACGATCGTCAGCTTCATCCAACGCGTCTCACCCGCGGGCGCCTTGACGTCCTGCTTGGTTCCGTTCGCCTGGAGGAAACTGGTCTTCGCACCCCGCTCCGTCTCCACCCGCACCCTGGTCGCCGCCGCCCGCACACCGTCCTGCGGCAGCGGGATGACGCCGAGGGAGTCCGGCATGTCGTAGCCGTCCTCGAAGGCGATCCGCAGCCACTGCCCGTCCGGCGAGCCGGCCGAGCCCTCCGCCCAGGCCGTGTCCGGGTTGCCGTCGAAGGCGTTCACCGGGTCGTACTGCGGCAGATGGAACAGCCAGTTGCCGTACGAGGACGCCGACACCGAGCGGGCGCCGCGCAGTTCGGCCACCGTCTGGTGCTTCAGGCCCTCCTTGGGAAGGATCTGGTGCGGCCGCTCACCCGCGTCCTGCACGGCGTCGGGCGCGTTGCGCTCGTCCGGGGTGTACGTGTACGACGTGTTGGAGTTGACCAGGCCGAACCGGGTGTCCGCGTACCGCATCCCGTCGCCGGTCACCTGCACCGGCGGGGTGCCGAGCCCGGGGTGGCCGTCGCCGGTCAGCACGGCCGGCCGGCCGCGCAGTCCGCCGGCCAGCGGCAGCAGCGCCTCCGGGCCGCCGGAGACCACGGCGGTGTCGGCGACCGGGGCCAGCGAGGCCTGCCCCGGACGCCGGACGTCCGCGCCGGTCGGGCGGTAGATCTCCACCGCCCGCTGCTGCGGGTACAGCCCCTCGACCTGGAGCGGGGTGCCGTTCGCGATCACTCCGCCGGTCGAGACCGGGCCGAGTCCGGTGACCCGCTCGTACCCGGACTGTGTCAGGGTGCGCTTGACCGTCGCGGTCGGCACCTGCCCGACCTGGTCGGGGTCGAGGTCGTTGCGGACGACCACGTAGTACAGGCCCGCCCGGCTCAAGTAGTCGGCGAGTCCGGGGACTTCGGCGCCGGTCAGCAGGGCCTGCTCGACCGCGTCCATGGCCCGCCGGTTGCCCGGGGTGCCGAACGGCACGTAATCGCGTTGCGCCCAGCGGGAGCCGGCGACCACGTCCAGCGGCTGGTCGATGGTCGAGCCCCAGGTGTGGATGCCGTGCGCGGTCGCCGGCACCACGAGGGCCCGGGAGTCGGGGGAGTGCTCCTCCAGCCAGTCGGCCGTGGCCTGCCAGTACGTGGGGATCTCCCGGAACGAACCCGGGCCGAGGATCGACCCGTTGAGGTACGGCCACATCAGCCCCGGCAGGACCAGCACCGCGGCGACCAGCGGCGCGAAGCGCCCGCCCCGCGCCCGGCGCCGGACCCCGTGCGCACCCTCGGCCGTCCGGGACCGCGAGGCCGTCCGGGACCGCGCGGCCGTGCCCACCAGGTGGGCCAGGCCCAGCACCAGGGCGAGCGCCAGGCCCGTCTGGAACTTGTAGATGTTGCGGAACGGCGCCAACGGGCCGTCCAGCCAGTCCTGCACCGCCGAGTGGAACGGGGCGCCGAACGCGCCGCCGTACCCGGCGAGCAGCACCAGTGTCGTCACCAGCACCGTCAGCACCAGCCAGCGCCGCTCCGGCAGGTCCCGCCGGGCCAGCCCGGCCAGGCCCAGACCGGCCGCGAGCGCCGAGCAGACGATCACGAGCACCGAGGAGGCGACCGTCCAGCCCGCGGGCAGCCACGCCTCACCGAAGTTCAGGTACCCCACCCAGTTCCCGGCCCCGCGCAGCGCCTCGGTGGCCGACATGGTGTCGGTCGTGGTCCGCGCGGTCTCGATGTAGGGCAGGAAGTTCTCGCCGTACACGCCGAGCAGCAGCAGCGGGATCCACCACCAGGCGGTCGCCACCGCGACCGCGGGCGCCCACCAGGCGATCAGCTTCCACCGGCGCGGCCCCGGCGGCCGGGACAGCAGGTACAGGCCCACGGGCAGCAGCGACGCCAGCGTCGAGGCCGCGTTGACCCCGCCCATGAACGGGACCAGCAGCGCCGAACGCAACGCCGCGACCCGGGGCGTGTACCGCTGGTCCGTCAGCGGCAGCAGCACCCACGGCAGCAGCGCGCCCGGCAGGGCGGCGGCCGACGTCGAGCCGATCACCGTCGTGAACAGCGGCCACAGCGCGTACGCCGTCGCCGCGAGCAGCCGGGAGGCCCCGTTGCCCACGCGCAGCCGTTCCGCGAGGCGCAGCGCGCCCCAGAACGCGACCGACACGATCAGCGACAGCCACAGCCGCTCCGCCAGCCACACCGGGAGCCGCACCAGGTCGGCCAGCCAGTAGAACGGCAGCATCGGCCACAGGTAGCCGACGTACTGGTTGTGGACCCCGCCGAACGACCCCTGGTCCTGCCAGAGCTGGCCCAGGTCGGCCAGGAACCGGCCCGGGTCGACGGTGACGCCCAGCTTGGTGTCGAAGGTCTGCCGCCCCGGCTGCACCGCCAGGAGGAGGGCGAACACCACCGCCCAGAAGCCCAGCAGCCAGCGCCGCGACCGCGGGCCCCGGGGTGGGTCCGCGGCGGTCGCGGTGCGGGGGACGGCTGCCGGAGGGGGAGCCTGGACCGTGGTCGTCATTCGGGACACCGCCGGAGGATGAGGAGAAGGTTCCACGTAGCGAACTCACGCAGGCCGGGTACCTTGACCACGGCCTCGGTGAGGAACGGCCAGTAACGGGAGCGCGCCGAGACGATGCGTACGTCGGCGCGGTCGCGTACCTGCCGCAGGGTGGTGCCGATGTGCACCGGGAAGAGGTTCTCGCCGAGCGTGTGCTTGGCGGGCCTGCCGGTGCGGCGCCGGTAGCGGGCGCGGGCCCGCTCGGCGCCGAGGTAGTGCCACGGGGCCCATTCGTGCCCGCCCCACGGCGACAGCCAGTTGGTGAACGACACGTAGACGAGCCCGCCCGGCCGGGTGACCCGGACCAGTTCGCTGAGGAAGGTCTGCGGATCGGCCACGTGCTCCAGGACGTTGGACGAGAACGTCACGTCCGCGGCCCCGTCGCGCAGCGGCAGCAGATAGCCGTCCGCGAGGACGGTCCCCTCGGGCGGTCTCCCGGCCAGCTCCCGCGGATCCGGCTCGAAGAGGAAGGCGTCCGCGCCGCGGCGGCGGAACTCCTCGGTGAAGTGCCCGCCGCCACCGCCTACGTCGACCACGACACGGCCCGTGACGGGCCCGTCGTACGCCTCGACCTGGTCGGCGGCGTCCCGGGCGAGCAGCGCGTAGCAGGCGTCGGGGTCGTCCTGCTCCCGCATGAAGGCGCGGAACAGGGCGAGGGAACGGCGCGGGGAGGGGTCCTTCGGTACGCCGGCCCTGCCTCTGCCGCTCATGTCCTCGCCGCTCCTGTCTCTGCCGCCCGGCCCTGCTTCGGTCATGCCCCTGTCAGTCATATGTCTGCCGTTCATGGCCGGTGACTTCGCACCGCCTCCGCCGCCACCGCGCCGAACTGCCGCACCGTGCGGCTCCAGCGGAAACGGGCGGCGTGGTTCCCGGCCGCCTCGCCCATCAGTTCCCGGCGGGCACCGGACAGGGCGAGCGTGCACCAGGCGGCCGCGAACGAGGACTCGCCGCGGGCCAGCACGCCGGTCTCGCCGTCCACCACGGAATCCCTGAGCCCGGGTACGTCGAAGGCGACGGTCGGGGTCCCGCGGGTGGCCGCCTCCGTGACGACCAGCCCCCACCCCTCCACCGCGGAGGGGTGCAGCAACAGCCAGGCCGCGCACAGCAGACGGTGCTTCTCCGCCTCGGAGACGTGTCCGGTGAACTCGACACCGGGACCGGCGAGGCGTTCGAGGCGTTCCCGTTCGGGGCCGTCGCCGACGATCACCAGCCGGCCGCCGGTGACCGGCCGCACCCGTTCCCACAGCCGGAGCAGCAGATCGATCCGCTTGTACTCGACGAGCCGTCCCACCGCCACGAAGAGCGGCTCCGGAGAGCGCCCGGTGCGCGGACCGGGTTCCTCCACACCGTTGTGCACCACCCTGATCCGCTCGCGGGGCACGCCGATCCCGTGCAGCGCGTCCGCGGTCGACGGGGAGACGGCGACCAGCAGCCCGTGCCGCCGGGCGCCGGTCAGCGCCCAGTGCTCGAGCCTGCGCCCGATCCGCGCGGCCGGGGCCAGCGGACCGCCGAACCGCATCCGCCACAGGTCGGTGTGCACATGGTTGACCAGGCACAGCGTCGGCCCGCGGTGCCACATCGGCGCCAGGTACGGCATGCCGTTGCAGACCTCGACCAGCAGATCGCAGTCGCCGACCCGGCGGGCGAAGGCGGAACGGGCCCGCAGGAAGTGACTGTAGGCACCGCCCGCCGACACCACGCGGTAGTCGCGGACGGGGGTCGCCGGGCCCCCGCACAGCAGGGTGACCTGGTGGCCCATGCGGCTCAGGCCGTCGGCGAGCCGGTCGACCAGCAACTCGGAGCCACCGGCCGAGGGGTTGTCCAGGTCGCGGTGGGCGAGGAAGACGATCCGGCGGGGGCCGGGGGGCACCTCCACAAGCGACTGCGGCACGCCGGGGAGCGCGGCGCGGCGGGGGTTCCCCCGTTCGAGAGGAGCAGGGAGCGGGGGAGAGGACGGTACGTGCTGGGGCATCGGTGCTCCAACTCGTCTTGGGGTCATGCGTGGGGTACGCGGGACACGTGCGGATCGGACCGGGGTGCGCGGCGCGGGCGGTGCTGCCGAGCGCGGGCGGCGTCGAAGGTCCGGAGTTCGGGGGTACGGGGAGTGTCGGAGGTGCGGGGGAGTTCGGGGGTACGGGGAGTGTCGGAGGTGCGGGGGAGTTCGGGGGTACGGGGAGTGTCGGAGGTGCGGGGGAGTTCGGGGGTACGGGGAGTGTCGGAGGTGCGGGGGAGTTCGGAGGTACGGGAAGTTCGGCGATACGGGGAGCGTCACGAGGCGCAGGGGGTGCGGAACGTGGTGGCGCGGAACGGGGCGGAATTCGGACGGGCAGGGCGGCGTCGGCAGGAACTCGAATGCCTCGGGAGAGCACGCGGGCTCCCCCTGGGCGTGGACTGTGTGTGGCGTGTGCGCGGGGTGGGGATGGACAGTTTTCGCCCAGACGTCCCCCAGGGCTACTCACCGGGATGACAATTTCGATCCCGGTCGACTCGCACGTCACTTCGGTTCGTGAGTGTCTACCGAGCAGTACCGGGCAAACCGGGACGTTCGTCTTCCTTCCGTCCACGTGCCACCAGAATCCCGCCGGTCACCGCGAGCACGAATCCCGCCACGCCCGCGCCGGCCGGAAGGGTCTGCCCCACCATGCGCAGCTGCCCGCTGTCGCGCTTCGCCTGCCGCACGGCCTCCTTCTGCGTCCCGGTCGTGAACGCGAGCTTCTCCGCGTCCAGCAGCACCGCCGCGTCCTCGTCCCCGCCCGGCGCCCGCAGGGTGCGCCGCGGGCCGGTCTGCGCATAGATCACCCGGCCGGTGGCCTGGTCCACGACCAGCTCGAGGCCGTGGTTGGCGTACCACTCCTCGGCCAGCACCTGCGGGCGGTCCGGCGCGTCCACGAGGGAGCCCGGCACCAGCCGGGTGCCGGTCTTCGTCGCCGGCACCGAGGCGGTGAACCGGTACCCCGTGTACCCCTGGACCTTCTCGGTGCCCCGGTAGCGCATCACGACCGTGTCGCCGAGGGTGTTGTCCCACCACTGGTAGGAGCGTTTCTGCACGTCGAAGGGGAACTTGAGGTACGCCTCGCCCTCGATGCGGGGCTTCTCCTCGCAGCAGTGGACCGGCTTCGTGGTCCGGCGGTCCAGCACCCAGCGGTGCGGGGAGAAGTCCAGCGCGTCGTGCGGGTCGGCGGCCGGCAGCGAGGCGTCGGTGTCCACCGTGGTGATCACGTCCCACACGGCGTTCCCGCTGTCCACGCTCTCCTCGACGTTCCCGCGCACCCGCTGGGTGACGGTGATCGCCTGACCCGGCACGGTCTCGACCCGGTCGAGGTCGAACACACTGCCCCGGCCGGTGTAGACGGCGGTGGTGTCGATGTCGATCGGGTTCACCGCGGCGCGTGGCTGCACGTACCAGGCCAGCAGGGGGGCCAGTACCAGCAGAAACGTTCCGAGACCGAGCACGACCAGGGAAAAGGGGGAGGCTGTACGGCGCATCCGGGCACTCCAGAGGCTTGGGACGGATCGGCGCTGACAGGCCGGATCCGTAGAGGAAAACGCGCGTGCGAGAGGGGCGGAGCCATCCGGCACCCCCTGCGGGCCGGGACCGAACTCCCTCTGGGCCGGGAACCGTAAACGCCCCTTGACGGAGTGTCAATGCACACTCGACACTGGGGGGCGACGGACAAGGGTGGCGGAACGCGCTTTCGGGGGGTGGGGAATCCTCCGACCAGAGAGGCTGACCCTGAGATGTCCAGACTGCTCGCCGCCGCGCTGACGGTCGTGCTCGCCTCGGCCCTCGCCGTGGGCGCGGCCCTGGGCGTGGTCGCGCTGCTCGACGCCGCCCCCGACCAGCCGAACACGCCGTTGATCACCTATGAGCACGCCGGTCGGGGAGCCGACGGGTGACGGCGGCCGTCACCGTCCCGGCCCGCTCCGCCTGGCGCGACGTCCCGCGCTCCCAGGTGCACCGGTTCGCCGAGATCGCCCTGGCCGAGGCACCGGCGCTCGCCGAGGAGATCATGGGCGAGATCCAGCGCGAGTACCCCGAACTCCCCGTCGTGCTCGACGAGTCCGGCGAACCGATGGCACTCATCGGCATCCGCCGCGCCATCGAGGTGTTCGTGCGGCACCTGGAGCACGCCGACTACTCGGCGGGCCGTCCCACGGCACCGCCCGGACTGTTCCACGACTTCGGGCGCGGTGAGGGCCTGCACGGACGGTCGCTGGACTCGCTCCAGGCGATCTACCGGCTCGGGGTCCGCATGGCCTGGCGGCGGCTCGCCGAGATCGGCCAGCGCATCGACATCCCGCCGCCCGCGATGTACGAACTCGCCGACGCGGGCTACGCGTACCTGGACGGACTGGTCGACCAGTCCGTCCGCGGCTACGCCGAGGCCGCCGCCCGGCAGGCGGGCGAACGGCTGCGGCTGCAGCGCCGGCTGATGGAGCTCCTGCTCACCGAGCACCACCGGGGCGATCCGGCCGAGGCGCTCGCCGAGCGGGCCGCCCGCATCGGCTGGCCGCTGCCCGGGAAGGTCGCGGTGGGCGTCCTGCGGCGCCCCGCCCGGGAGGCGGTGGCGCCCGCCGTGGGGCCGGAGGTGCTGCTCGACATGGAGTACGAGCAGCCCCGCATGATCGTCCCCGAACCGGACGCGGCCGGCCGCCCCGAACTGCTGCACCGCGCGCTCACCGGCTGGTCCGGCGCGATCGGGCCGCCGGTGCCGCCGGCCGACGCGGCGAAGTCGCTGCGCTGGGCCGAGGCGGCCCTGCTCCTGATGGAGCGCGGGCTGCTGCCCGCCGACGAGGTGCTGGACTGCACCCGGCACACCCAGGCGCTGGTGCTGCTCCAGCCCGAGGAACTCATCGACGACCTCGCGCTCAAGTGCCTCGCCCCGCTGGCCCACTGCACCCCCGCGAACGGGCGGCGGCTCGCCGAGACGCTGCTGGCCTGGCTGGAGACCCGGGGCGGCGCACCCGAGGTGGCGGCCCGGCTCGGCGTGCACCCGCAGACCGTCCGCTACCGGCTGCGGCAGATCCGCGAACTGTGGGGCGACGAGATCGACGACCCGGACCGCCGCTTCGAACTGGAACTGGTCCTGCGCGCCCAGCGGCTCCGCGGCGAACTGGGCGAACCCCGACCCCGGGGATGACCGGCGGTACCCGACGGCGCCCGGTGGGACCACGACCCCGCCGGGTGCCGTGGGCCATTGCCCGGGGTAGTCCGGATGGCTAGCCTGTGTTCGTCATTCCGGTCGCCTGTTGATATCTCGAACAGGCCGAGACAGACAGGGAGGGGGCCGACCGTGGGACGCCTCGTACCAGCCGTGACCCGGGCTCTGGACATCCTCGAGCTCTTCCTCGACGGGGACGGGACGCTCTCCGCCCCCGACATCGTGCGCAGGCTCCAGCTGCCGCGCACCACCGTGCACGAACTGGTGACCACGCTCGCCGCGCGGAAGTACATCGTGCCGGTGACCGGCCGGCCCGGCCGCTACCGGCTCGGCGTACGGCCGTACCAGCTCGGCGCCCGCTACGCCGAGCACCTCGACCTCGCCGCCGAGGGCCAGCAGGTGGCCCGGTCCGTCGCCGAGACCTGCGACGAGACGGTGCACGTGGCGATCCTGGAGGACACCGACGTCATCTACATCGCCAAGGTGGACTCCACCCACGCGGTGCGGATGGTGTCGGCGGCCGGCCGCCGGCTGCCCGCCCACTGCACCTCGGTGGGCAAGATGCTGCTGGCCTCCCTCCCCGAGCGGGAACTCGCCGCGCGCCTGCCCGCCGACGCCGAGCTGGCCGCGATGACCCCCAACAGCATCACCGACCCGGCCGCCCTGCGCGAGGCCCTCACGCAGATCCGCGCCCGGGGCGTCGCCGTGGAGAGCCGCGAGTCCAATCCGGACGTCA contains these protein-coding regions:
- a CDS encoding alpha-(1->3)-arabinofuranosyltransferase domain-containing protein, with translation MTTTVQAPPPAAVPRTATAADPPRGPRSRRWLLGFWAVVFALLLAVQPGRQTFDTKLGVTVDPGRFLADLGQLWQDQGSFGGVHNQYVGYLWPMLPFYWLADLVRLPVWLAERLWLSLIVSVAFWGALRLAERLRVGNGASRLLAATAYALWPLFTTVIGSTSAAALPGALLPWVLLPLTDQRYTPRVAALRSALLVPFMGGVNAASTLASLLPVGLYLLSRPPGPRRWKLIAWWAPAVAVATAWWWIPLLLLGVYGENFLPYIETARTTTDTMSATEALRGAGNWVGYLNFGEAWLPAGWTVASSVLVIVCSALAAGLGLAGLARRDLPERRWLVLTVLVTTLVLLAGYGGAFGAPFHSAVQDWLDGPLAPFRNIYKFQTGLALALVLGLAHLVGTAARSRTASRSRTAEGAHGVRRRARGGRFAPLVAAVLVLPGLMWPYLNGSILGPGSFREIPTYWQATADWLEEHSPDSRALVVPATAHGIHTWGSTIDQPLDVVAGSRWAQRDYVPFGTPGNRRAMDAVEQALLTGAEVPGLADYLSRAGLYYVVVRNDLDPDQVGQVPTATVKRTLTQSGYERVTGLGPVSTGGVIANGTPLQVEGLYPQQRAVEIYRPTGADVRRPGQASLAPVADTAVVSGGPEALLPLAGGLRGRPAVLTGDGHPGLGTPPVQVTGDGMRYADTRFGLVNSNTSYTYTPDERNAPDAVQDAGERPHQILPKEGLKHQTVAELRGARSVSASSYGNWLFHLPQYDPVNAFDGNPDTAWAEGSAGSPDGQWLRIAFEDGYDMPDSLGVIPLPQDGVRAAATRVRVETERGAKTSFLQANGTKQDVKAPAGETRWMKLTIVDSVSRHSGLGGAGFSEIDLPDVRVTRLLRLPTDSEKSTAAAQVVSLHRSADPTGLSPTGTENGLHRLFTTGTAGTHEVKASAVAVPGEALDRLLYEVAPEQRNRITATADSTARLGAGLTARNLTDGDLTTAWIAGDRPVVHLSWDGKQPVGEIVLAAAGGLSTRPTEVHISSPDGAAIAGVDDNGMVRFPAITTDRLDITITRTAPLTLHNPVVGEDLDLPVGLTEVYVPALDKYRTPQPSADREFTLACGEGPVLAVDGRLHETGVKGTVGDLVERRPVEVTLCQEGVAETALELSAGRHRVEAGDAGPLTVTALTLTRGTVPDASAAGRELTVEDWLGDRRELSVGSGAASYLTMYENHNKGWTATLNGEELTPVRLDGWQQGWLIPAGESGTVKLSYGPATLYDAALIGGGVGIAVLIGLALWRRRAENPANPESTESTDPPQSAPPAPGPWLGAVALTLAGVVIAGWWALLVPALALLAWRRAALLVPVALAALAGAGIVAAFGAGEPAGAGTGAYGHLAQLMALTGLFAALVSLGGPDSGRAVREDGWEAGRPDGTRTAEYGPGAADGPGHTPAGHDTAVPPRVPVHSSPPGPEEPTQRLPRTQAADGSAGGGPAERGSAG
- a CDS encoding class I SAM-dependent methyltransferase, which encodes MSGRGRAGVPKDPSPRRSLALFRAFMREQDDPDACYALLARDAADQVEAYDGPVTGRVVVDVGGGGGHFTEEFRRRGADAFLFEPDPRELAGRPPEGTVLADGYLLPLRDGAADVTFSSNVLEHVADPQTFLSELVRVTRPGGLVYVSFTNWLSPWGGHEWAPWHYLGAERARARYRRRTGRPAKHTLGENLFPVHIGTTLRQVRDRADVRIVSARSRYWPFLTEAVVKVPGLREFATWNLLLILRRCPE
- a CDS encoding glycosyltransferase family 4 protein, whose protein sequence is MPQHVPSSPPLPAPLERGNPRRAALPGVPQSLVEVPPGPRRIVFLAHRDLDNPSAGGSELLVDRLADGLSRMGHQVTLLCGGPATPVRDYRVVSAGGAYSHFLRARSAFARRVGDCDLLVEVCNGMPYLAPMWHRGPTLCLVNHVHTDLWRMRFGGPLAPAARIGRRLEHWALTGARRHGLLVAVSPSTADALHGIGVPRERIRVVHNGVEEPGPRTGRSPEPLFVAVGRLVEYKRIDLLLRLWERVRPVTGGRLVIVGDGPERERLERLAGPGVEFTGHVSEAEKHRLLCAAWLLLHPSAVEGWGLVVTEAATRGTPTVAFDVPGLRDSVVDGETGVLARGESSFAAAWCTLALSGARRELMGEAAGNHAARFRWSRTVRQFGAVAAEAVRSHRP
- a CDS encoding DUF3068 domain-containing protein; this encodes MRRTASPFSLVVLGLGTFLLVLAPLLAWYVQPRAAVNPIDIDTTAVYTGRGSVFDLDRVETVPGQAITVTQRVRGNVEESVDSGNAVWDVITTVDTDASLPAADPHDALDFSPHRWVLDRRTTKPVHCCEEKPRIEGEAYLKFPFDVQKRSYQWWDNTLGDTVVMRYRGTEKVQGYTGYRFTASVPATKTGTRLVPGSLVDAPDRPQVLAEEWYANHGLELVVDQATGRVIYAQTGPRRTLRAPGGDEDAAVLLDAEKLAFTTGTQKEAVRQAKRDSGQLRMVGQTLPAGAGVAGFVLAVTGGILVARGRKEDERPGLPGTAR
- a CDS encoding helix-turn-helix domain-containing protein, encoding MTAAVTVPARSAWRDVPRSQVHRFAEIALAEAPALAEEIMGEIQREYPELPVVLDESGEPMALIGIRRAIEVFVRHLEHADYSAGRPTAPPGLFHDFGRGEGLHGRSLDSLQAIYRLGVRMAWRRLAEIGQRIDIPPPAMYELADAGYAYLDGLVDQSVRGYAEAAARQAGERLRLQRRLMELLLTEHHRGDPAEALAERAARIGWPLPGKVAVGVLRRPAREAVAPAVGPEVLLDMEYEQPRMIVPEPDAAGRPELLHRALTGWSGAIGPPVPPADAAKSLRWAEAALLLMERGLLPADEVLDCTRHTQALVLLQPEELIDDLALKCLAPLAHCTPANGRRLAETLLAWLETRGGAPEVAARLGVHPQTVRYRLRQIRELWGDEIDDPDRRFELELVLRAQRLRGELGEPRPRG
- a CDS encoding IclR family transcriptional regulator; translation: MGRLVPAVTRALDILELFLDGDGTLSAPDIVRRLQLPRTTVHELVTTLAARKYIVPVTGRPGRYRLGVRPYQLGARYAEHLDLAAEGQQVARSVAETCDETVHVAILEDTDVIYIAKVDSTHAVRMVSAAGRRLPAHCTSVGKMLLASLPERELAARLPADAELAAMTPNSITDPAALREALTQIRARGVAVESRESNPDVSCVAAPVRDRTGQVVAALSVSVPMIRWSEERRTELEQLAVKGADDLSERLGHRGTS